The Candidatus Woesearchaeota archaeon genomic sequence TGACTATTTTGACTTGATGGTTGGCGAAGAAGTCATCCATCACGAAAAGCCTGATCCGGAAAGCCTCTTCATGATCGCTGACCATTTCAAGATTGATCCGGATGACGCGTTCATGGTCGGCGATACAGTTATGGACGTCGAAGCAGGAAAAAGCGCAGGGATGCACACCGTTGCAGTCACCTATGGCATTGACTCTCGAACAGAACTTGAAGGGGCCGAGCCCGACCATCTCATCAATTCGATGCACGAGCTTCTTCCCCTCCTCGAGACCCATGAGCGACGATGATGCTAATGATGAACACCGATGAATTCTACGAGCCGCGAGAAGACTCTTTCCTTCTTGCGACGCAGGTAAAAAAATACACCCGTGGAACAGTTCTTGATATGTGCACCGGCACCGGCATTCAGGCGATCACCGCAGCAAAAAAGAAAACCGTTCGTTTAGTTCTTGCCGTCGATATCAACAAAAAAGCTCTTGGATACGCCAAAAAACATAATTCCCACAAAAAAATAAAATACTTATATTCGGACTTGTTTGACAACATTACTGGAACGTTCGACACTATCATCTGCAATCCCCCCTACCTTCCGAATGAGCCCAGGCTGAAAGACATCGCGCTGGACGGCGGGAAAAAAGGATATGAGTTTATTGCACGTTTTCTTGCCACGACAGGAGAGTTTTTGAAAAAAGGAGGCAACATCCTGCTGGTTTTTTCCTCACTCACCAACCAATCAATTGTTGACCAGCTCATCAGCCGCCAAGGACTTCTCTTCACGCAACTCTCATCGCAACGATTTGATTTTGAAGAATTGTTCGTCTACAAACTCCAGTATCCTCCTTTCATCCAGCAAGTGTATTTCCGAGGAATTACGCACATCAATCGCTTTGCCACTGGCCACCGCGGGTTTATTTTCACTGGGCTTTTCAAAACCAAAAAAGTTGCCATCAAAATCCAGCGGCCCGATACCGCAGCGCATGGTACGGTTGCGCGGGAAGCGACCGTGCTGAAACAGCTCAACAAACATCACATCGGCCCCCGTCTTCTGTTTGCGAAGAATAATTATTTTGTGTATGAATTTGTATTTGGCTCTTTTATCCGCGACTTTGTTAAAACAGCTTCGTCCGCCGCAATCAAAAAAATGCTTGCGAACGTATTTTTACAAATGAAAAAGCTTGACGAGCTCGGTTTCACGAAAGAAGAAATGCATCACCCGTTCAAACACATCATCATTTCAAAACACAAACCCGTGCTCATTGATTTCGAACGGTGCACAAAAACAGCAAAGTCGCATAATGTGACACAATTCTGCGAATGTGTTGCGCGGATGGCGCCGGAGCTTCGACGCGCCGGTGTGCTGGTTGATGCCGATAAACTCCGTTGGTACGCTGCTCGGTACCGACATGATATCTCTGTTTTCAAAGAACTCATCACCTATATCCATGCTGCGTAATTGATTATCACTTGGTTATTTCAACTGCTTCCTGCCCATTT encodes the following:
- a CDS encoding methyltransferase translates to MNTDEFYEPREDSFLLATQVKKYTRGTVLDMCTGTGIQAITAAKKKTVRLVLAVDINKKALGYAKKHNSHKKIKYLYSDLFDNITGTFDTIICNPPYLPNEPRLKDIALDGGKKGYEFIARFLATTGEFLKKGGNILLVFSSLTNQSIVDQLISRQGLLFTQLSSQRFDFEELFVYKLQYPPFIQQVYFRGITHINRFATGHRGFIFTGLFKTKKVAIKIQRPDTAAHGTVAREATVLKQLNKHHIGPRLLFAKNNYFVYEFVFGSFIRDFVKTASSAAIKKMLANVFLQMKKLDELGFTKEEMHHPFKHIIISKHKPVLIDFERCTKTAKSHNVTQFCECVARMAPELRRAGVLVDADKLRWYAARYRHDISVFKELITYIHAA